Proteins encoded within one genomic window of Brassica rapa cultivar Chiifu-401-42 unplaced genomic scaffold, CAAS_Brap_v3.01 Scaffold0191, whole genome shotgun sequence:
- the LOC117129837 gene encoding predicted GPI-anchored protein 58 codes for MPPRQAHRGGHYLLIPISSSSESSPPSTPAPLPTPSFEATPSGSSFETDPSEESYDQAPEHIPLSPDPYFMDIEVDVVHDSPVHGDHPAAPVSPVAHIPPAPAAHIPPAPAAPIPAAQPQPAPTDPAMIALLELMAEMVNLQYQALNAQREAQRAQPAP; via the coding sequence atgccACCGAGACAGGCACATCGTGGTGGACATTATCTACTGATAcctatttcatcatcttcagagtCCTCGCCGCCATCTACTCCGGCACCACTTCCGACTCCTAGCTTTGAGGCTACACCTTCAGGCTCTAGCTTTGAGACTGACCCGTCTGAAGAGTCATATGATCAGGCACCGGAGCACATTCCATTGTCTCCAGACCCGTACTTTATGGACATCGAGGTGGATGTGGTACACGATAGTCCAGTGCATGGAGATCATCCCGCAGCTCCTGTATCTCCTGTCGCTCATATTCCACCGGCTCCTGCCGCTCATATTCCACCGGCCCCTGCCGCACCTATTCCGGCAGCACAACCTCAACCAGCGCCAACCGATCCAGCTATGAtagcacttctggaactgatggctgagatggtgaatttgcaaTATCAAGCACTGAATGCACAGCGAGAAGCACAGCGTGCTCAGCCAGCTCCA